A portion of the Candidatus Binataceae bacterium genome contains these proteins:
- a CDS encoding VWA domain-containing protein → MLTSKGRPICRRAAAAAAIVLAALLAQAGPAAAQQRPFVPPPPINTNQGGGSVLELAPTTPSRQGGDALTVPQFKSQPGQELELPSRALRNQSGYEQVTVTVTDQNGRYVTGLQKSDFRLYVDGIQRPIEFLRQDLNTPVSIGILADTSGSMEPKLMQLRAAIGQFIRDLNQRDDVFLFAFSNRPFLLQPFTTNHFLVTSRLALLHAYGQTALFDTIMDGLIMVKHGRYDKKALLVVTDGMDNASQATLAQVIGQARRMGVLIYSIGIGDPNSGGVGIAIGPFMFGGDIDHVDTRTLSALSSETGARTFLVREVGDGEALRQDCAAISNELREQYTAGFVAPDPSRGGYRSLRVDVPARPELHVRVRKGVTVGPGTEYAGPATAP, encoded by the coding sequence ATGCTGACCTCAAAGGGCCGCCCGATCTGCCGCCGAGCGGCGGCAGCGGCGGCGATCGTGCTGGCGGCGCTGCTTGCTCAGGCCGGACCGGCGGCAGCGCAGCAGCGCCCGTTCGTTCCGCCCCCCCCGATCAACACCAATCAGGGCGGCGGATCAGTGCTCGAACTGGCGCCGACGACGCCGTCGCGCCAGGGCGGCGACGCGCTCACAGTGCCGCAGTTCAAGAGCCAGCCGGGCCAGGAGCTGGAGCTGCCCTCGCGCGCGCTTCGCAACCAGTCCGGTTACGAGCAGGTGACTGTCACCGTCACCGACCAGAACGGGCGCTACGTCACCGGGCTCCAGAAGAGCGACTTCCGGCTTTATGTTGACGGCATCCAGCGCCCGATCGAGTTCCTGCGCCAAGACCTCAACACGCCGGTCTCGATTGGCATCCTGGCTGACACCTCGGGCAGCATGGAGCCCAAGCTGATGCAGCTGCGGGCGGCGATCGGCCAGTTCATCCGCGACCTCAACCAGCGCGACGACGTCTTTCTCTTTGCCTTTTCCAACCGCCCCTTCCTGCTCCAGCCCTTCACCACCAACCATTTCCTGGTCACCAGCCGCCTCGCCCTGCTCCACGCCTACGGCCAGACGGCGCTGTTCGACACGATCATGGACGGCCTGATCATGGTCAAGCACGGCCGCTATGACAAAAAGGCGCTGCTGGTGGTGACCGACGGGATGGATAACGCGAGCCAGGCGACGCTGGCGCAGGTGATCGGCCAGGCGCGCCGGATGGGCGTGCTGATCTACTCGATCGGTATCGGCGATCCCAACTCGGGCGGCGTGGGAATCGCTATCGGGCCGTTCATGTTCGGCGGCGACATCGACCACGTCGATACCCGCACGCTGAGCGCGCTGTCCAGCGAAACCGGCGCGCGCACCTTCCTGGTGCGGGAGGTCGGCGACGGCGAGGCGCTGCGCCAGGACTGCGCCGCGATCAGCAACGAACTGCGCGAACAGTACACCGCCGGCTTCGTCGCGCCCGACCCCTCGCGCGGCGGCTACCGCAGCCTGCGCGTGGACGTCCCTGCGCGCCCCGAACTCCACGTGCGCGTGCGTAAGGGGGTGACCGTCGGCCCGGGCACCGAATATGCCGGCCCCGCAACCGCACCATAG
- the mce gene encoding methylmalonyl-CoA epimerase, with protein sequence MLKRIHHVGVVVPSLEEGLKFWRDALGMRLTKSATIEEQGVRAALLEVGGSEIELLEPLSPEGGVGKFLARRGGGLHHVCFEADDVARELAAAKAKGLQLIDQAPRKGLAGMICFLHPKATRGVLVEYAQPFEE encoded by the coding sequence ATGCTGAAGCGGATCCATCACGTGGGCGTGGTCGTGCCGAGCCTCGAAGAAGGGCTCAAGTTCTGGCGCGACGCGCTTGGGATGCGGCTGACGAAGAGCGCGACGATCGAGGAGCAGGGCGTGCGCGCGGCGCTGCTCGAGGTCGGCGGCAGCGAGATCGAGCTGCTCGAGCCGCTGAGTCCCGAAGGCGGGGTGGGCAAGTTCCTCGCCCGGCGTGGCGGCGGATTGCATCACGTATGCTTCGAGGCGGACGACGTCGCGCGCGAACTGGCCGCAGCCAAAGCCAAGGGCCTCCAGCTCATTGACCAGGCGCCGCGCAAGGGGCTGGCCGGAATGATATGTTTTCTCCATCCGAAGGCGACGCGCGGCGTGCTGGTCGAGTACGCCCAGCCATTCGAGGAGTAG
- a CDS encoding zinc ribbon domain-containing protein, producing MPIYEYHCADCDHSFETFVRPGEIESECPTCHGSNIAREMSVFASARASDSAGPTGAASGGGCCGGSCGCG from the coding sequence ATGCCGATCTACGAGTACCACTGCGCCGATTGCGACCACTCGTTCGAAACCTTCGTCCGCCCGGGCGAGATCGAGAGCGAATGCCCGACCTGCCACGGCTCCAACATCGCGCGCGAGATGTCGGTGTTCGCTTCGGCGCGAGCGTCCGATAGCGCCGGGCCGACGGGCGCCGCAAGCGGTGGCGGGTGCTGCGGCGGCTCCTGCGGCTGTGGTTAA
- a CDS encoding LLM class flavin-dependent oxidoreductase encodes MKFGIFMAPFHRAGENPTLCFERDLELIEWLDRLGYDEVFVGEHHSSGWEIIPSPEIFIAVAAGRTRRIMLGSGVVSIPYHHPFNVANRYALLDHLTRGRVMLGCGPGALAADAHMLAIDTTQQRRQMVEGVKAIIRLFTEEGGITIDGSYFRLYDAHLQVKPYQRPHMPIFVANTISPSGMVAAGELGCGVLSVAAFATGGLDGLPKRWAVAEETAAENGKTVSRDNWRLVMPIHLADSKKEALDDIREGGNHWIHKYFIETLGAQIQFQEYPNQPIEEMTVDRMVARGGAIVGTPDDAIARIRELQEASGGFGGVLGLAHEWASREQTLRSYELFARYVMPRFQGTAAEIEFSNRWAARQREMLFNKSVAGIMTAMNDYKEHREAAGKKPSEIADQPVTRVRP; translated from the coding sequence ATGAAATTTGGCATTTTCATGGCGCCCTTCCATCGCGCAGGCGAAAACCCCACGCTCTGCTTCGAGCGCGATCTTGAACTTATCGAATGGCTTGACCGGCTGGGCTACGACGAGGTTTTCGTCGGCGAGCATCACTCCTCGGGATGGGAGATCATTCCGTCGCCGGAAATCTTCATCGCGGTCGCCGCCGGACGCACCCGGCGGATCATGCTAGGCTCGGGCGTGGTCAGTATCCCCTATCATCATCCGTTCAACGTCGCCAACCGCTACGCCCTGCTCGACCATCTGACCCGCGGGCGTGTGATGCTCGGATGCGGGCCGGGCGCGCTCGCCGCCGATGCCCATATGCTAGCGATCGACACCACCCAGCAGCGCCGCCAGATGGTCGAGGGTGTCAAGGCGATCATCCGGTTGTTCACCGAGGAGGGCGGAATCACGATCGACGGTTCGTACTTCCGCCTGTACGACGCCCATCTCCAGGTCAAGCCGTATCAGAGGCCGCACATGCCGATCTTCGTCGCCAACACGATCTCGCCGTCGGGGATGGTTGCGGCGGGCGAGCTCGGATGTGGCGTGCTGTCGGTGGCGGCGTTCGCCACCGGCGGGCTCGACGGCCTACCTAAACGCTGGGCAGTGGCGGAGGAGACCGCAGCCGAGAACGGCAAGACGGTCAGCCGCGACAACTGGCGGCTGGTGATGCCGATCCATCTGGCCGATTCGAAGAAGGAGGCGCTCGACGACATCCGCGAAGGCGGCAATCACTGGATTCACAAGTACTTCATCGAGACCCTCGGCGCCCAGATCCAGTTCCAGGAGTATCCCAACCAGCCGATCGAAGAGATGACGGTGGACCGGATGGTCGCGCGCGGCGGCGCGATCGTCGGCACGCCCGACGACGCGATCGCGCGCATCCGCGAATTGCAGGAGGCGAGCGGCGGTTTCGGCGGAGTGCTCGGACTTGCCCACGAATGGGCCTCGCGCGAGCAGACGCTGCGCTCGTACGAACTGTTTGCGCGCTACGTGATGCCGCGGTTCCAGGGCACGGCCGCCGAAATCGAATTTTCCAATCGATGGGCGGCGCGCCAGCGCGAGATGCTGTTCAACAAGTCGGTGGCCGGAATCATGACCGCGATGAACGACTACAAGGAGCATCGCGAGGCGGCAGGCAAGAAGCCCTCGGAGATCGCCGACCAGCCGGTCACCCGTGTGCGCCCGTAA
- a CDS encoding GNAT family N-acetyltransferase, with product MAELNGSNAPGKGRVREILRIKAHEPDAVPAAGIAIERLAAWAGLSSLEASRFRFVVEELCADRIANGFAASQAAQVEISLEHRPGEIVAWVDDTGMPVDPAATGAGTRGIMAQFLERGFVDELHASFRGREGNRCSAIKFIRNQLGERAAAAADRTAANDHPEPGAPSQTVAPAQLEYRSMRPEDAFEVARCFFRTYGLSGPSADEVIYHPERCAERVRAGLHLATVAVAPQGRIVGHTAIERERIDDPIGTFGYLVVDPDYRGHGIAERLTAISFTEGRGLGLRGMLAMAVTVHTASQKTSLDNGGREVGVLLAAQEARIVMRGIGGRQGHERHSIVAFYFPWSDLAAASYPPAAHREIIAGIYANCGIQRTLGNAPRDFSREALPQHSMLDVSILRAASHARVRVKLYGRDFLAEVLHLVHNLHQHNVRVIRLEMPLGDPLTALFGSAAEELGFSFAAVFPGTASGDLLCLQSLHNVEVNPQDIHTASAHGAALLAAVTASRERVLSSKSARSIEGAERAFRAAAAMR from the coding sequence ATGGCAGAGCTAAACGGATCGAATGCGCCCGGAAAAGGGCGCGTCAGAGAAATTCTCCGAATCAAGGCGCACGAGCCGGACGCGGTTCCCGCCGCAGGCATCGCGATAGAGCGGCTTGCGGCGTGGGCCGGCCTTTCCTCACTTGAGGCGAGCCGCTTTCGCTTCGTTGTCGAAGAACTGTGCGCAGATAGAATCGCGAACGGCTTTGCCGCCTCGCAGGCCGCCCAGGTCGAGATCAGCCTGGAGCATCGTCCCGGTGAAATCGTCGCCTGGGTGGATGATACCGGGATGCCGGTCGATCCCGCGGCGACCGGCGCGGGCACGCGGGGAATAATGGCGCAGTTTCTCGAGCGTGGGTTTGTTGACGAACTTCACGCCTCCTTCCGCGGCCGCGAGGGCAATCGCTGCAGCGCGATCAAGTTTATCCGCAACCAGCTTGGCGAGCGCGCCGCGGCGGCGGCCGACCGAACTGCGGCGAACGATCACCCGGAGCCCGGGGCCCCAAGCCAGACGGTTGCGCCGGCTCAGCTCGAGTATCGCTCGATGCGCCCCGAGGATGCCTTCGAGGTCGCCCGCTGCTTCTTTCGCACGTACGGGCTGAGCGGGCCGAGCGCCGACGAAGTCATCTACCATCCGGAGCGATGCGCCGAGCGGGTGCGCGCAGGGCTGCATCTGGCCACGGTCGCAGTCGCCCCGCAGGGGCGGATCGTAGGCCACACCGCGATCGAGCGCGAGCGGATCGACGACCCAATCGGAACTTTCGGCTACCTGGTGGTCGACCCCGATTATCGCGGCCATGGGATCGCCGAGCGGCTGACCGCGATCAGCTTCACCGAGGGGCGGGGGCTGGGCCTGCGCGGGATGCTGGCGATGGCGGTAACCGTACACACGGCGAGCCAGAAGACCTCGCTCGACAACGGCGGCCGCGAAGTCGGCGTGCTGCTCGCCGCGCAAGAGGCGCGGATCGTGATGCGCGGGATTGGCGGCCGCCAAGGCCATGAGCGCCACTCCATCGTGGCCTTCTATTTTCCGTGGTCCGACCTTGCCGCCGCCAGCTATCCACCGGCGGCGCACCGCGAGATCATCGCCGGGATCTACGCCAACTGCGGCATCCAACGCACGCTCGGCAACGCTCCGCGGGACTTCAGCCGCGAGGCCCTGCCGCAGCACTCAATGCTCGACGTGTCGATCCTGCGCGCGGCCAGTCACGCCAGGGTGCGAGTGAAACTCTACGGACGCGACTTCCTGGCCGAGGTGCTGCACCTCGTCCACAACCTGCATCAGCACAACGTGCGCGTGATCCGTCTGGAAATGCCGCTGGGCGACCCGCTCACCGCGCTCTTTGGCAGTGCGGCCGAAGAGCTCGGCTTCAGCTTCGCCGCGGTCTTTCCGGGCACAGCCAGCGGCGATCTCCTGTGCCTGCAATCGCTGCACAACGTCGAGGTGAATCCGCAAGATATCCATACCGCGTCCGCACACGGAGCTGCGCTGCTTGCGGCGGTCACCGCGTCGCGCGAGCGGGTACTTTCCTCGAAAAGCGCGCGTTCGATCGAGGGTGCGGAGCGCGCCTTTAGAGCGGCCGCCGCGATGCGCTGA